One Setaria italica strain Yugu1 chromosome II, Setaria_italica_v2.0, whole genome shotgun sequence DNA segment encodes these proteins:
- the LOC101756150 gene encoding protein DETOXIFICATION 27 produces MESQNAAAAPLLSELPLPEKWGGGGKIQQGRRLGLAKEVWEESRKLGEVVGPAVFMNLVFSTMNVVSQSFAGHLGDLELAAFSMANTVVDGFNFAILLGMASALETLCGQAYGAKQYHMLGIYLQRSWLILLAFAVLLSPMYVFSGPLLAALGQPADLSREAGSASVYFLPSHFMYAVLLPVMTFLQCQLKNWVTAAAAAAVFAVHVAATWLLVKCLGLGIFGVAMAFNLSWVVFAALLVAYALGGGCPETWSGFSTSAFVDLKEFVTLSASSGVMVCLENWYYRILLFLTGFLRNAELSVDALSICMSLTGWEMMIHMGFLAGTGVRVANELGAANGQGAKFATIVSTTTSFLISLFASLLALIFHDKLAMIFSSSQAVIDAVDGISILLALTILLNGIQPVLSGVAIGSGWQGLVAYVNIGSYYLIGVPLGVLLGWGFNYGVPGIWAGMIGGTMMQTLILALITLRCDWNEEALKAGNRVRQWSSAK; encoded by the exons ATGGAGAGccagaacgcggcggcggccccgctgCTCTCGGAGCTCCCGCTGCCGGAGAAGTGGGGCGGCGGAGGCAAGATCCAGCAGGGGCGGCGCCTGGGCCTGGCGAAGGAGGTGTGGGAGGAGTCCAGGAAGCTGGGGGAGGTGGTCGGCCCGGCCGTGTTCATGAACCTGGTGTTCTCCACCATGAACGTCGTCAGCCAGTCCTTCGCCGGCCACCTCGGCGACCTCGAGCTCGCCGCCTTCTCCATGGCCAACACCGTGGTCGACGGCTTCAACTTCGCCATTTTG CTTGGCATGGCGAGTGCACTGGAGACGCTCTGCGGACAGGCGTACGGGGCGAAGCAATACCACATGCTGGGCATCTACCTGCAGCGCTCGTGGCTCATCCTCCTGGCCTTCGCCGTGCTCCTCTCCCCGATGTACGTCTTCAGCGggccgctcctcgccgcgctggGCCAGCCCGCCGATCTGTCGCGCGAGGCCGGCTCCGCCAGCGTCTACTTCCTGCCGTCGCACTTCATGTACGCCGTGCTCCTGCCGGTCATGACGTTCCTGCAGTGCCAGCTCAAGAACTGGgtcaccgcggccgccgccgcggcggtgttcGCCGTGCACGTTGCGGCGACGTGGCTGCTGGTGAAGTGCCTCGGGCTGGGGATCTTCGGCGTGGCCATGGCGTTCAACCTGTCATGGGTGGTCTTCGCGGCGCTGCTGGTCGCGTACGCTCTCGGCGGCGGGTGCCCGGAGACGTGGAGCGGGTTCTCGACGTCGGCGTTCGTGGACTTGAAGGAGTTTGTCACGTTGTCTGCGTCGTCGGGTGTCATGGTGTG CTTGGAGAATTGGTACTACCGGATATTGCTTTTCCTCACGGGTTTCTTGAGGAACGCCGAGCTATCTGTGGATGCACTATCTATCTG TATGAGTTTGACTGGATGGGAGATGATGATTCATATGGGATTTTTAGCGGGCACTGG GGTGAGGGTAGCTAATGAGCTTGGCGCGGCCAATGGACAAGGTGCAAAGTTTGCGACAATCGTGTCGACGACAACATCCTTTCTGATCAGTCtctttgctagtttgctcgcGCTGATTTTCCACGACAAGCTCGCGATGATCTTCTCATCAAGTCAGGCCGTGATCGATGCGGTCGATGGCATATCCATTCTGCTCGCGCTCACTATTCTCCTCAACGGTATCCAACCTGTGCTCTCTG GAGTTGCTATTGGTTCAGGCTGGCAAGGACTTGTTGCTTATGTGAACATCGGAAGTTACTACTTGATCGGTGTTCCTCTTGGTGTTCTGCTAGGATGGGGTTTCAACTACGGTGTTCCT GGAATATGGGCTGGAATGATCGGCGGCACAATGATGCAGACTTTAATTCTGGCATTGATCACCCTTCGATGTGATTGGAATGAAGAG GCACTGAAAGCTGGTAACAGAGTGCGGCAATGGAGTAGCGCCAAGTGA